The genomic window ACATCGATGGCGGCACCGGCACCGATCGCCTGACCTACAACAATGTGGTGGGATTGTTCGACGACACGATGGTGACGGCGACTGGACTCGGATCCGGGCACATTGATTCACCGGGCGTGACGTCCGCGCTGAACAGCCAGTTGGTTTCGTTTACAAACATTGAAGACATCACGGCCAACGCCAACCCGGGCGAGGACGAGAAACTGACGGTCAATCACCGCGACACCTCGGCGGACGACACGACCACGTTGCTCTTTGATCCCACACCAGGTGCCGATGACCTCCAGCTTGCTGGGCTGTTTGACATGGTCATCGACACAGACAATTACGTGGGGCTAACGATCAACGGCAGAGGCGGAGACGACACCTTCAACGTGACGCCCGGTCCGATTCCCGTGCGCATCGATGGCGGCGACCCGGTCGGCTCCACAGCTGGTGATCTGATCAACTTTACGCCCGCCGGCGTGTTCATCATCGAACCCGGTCCGGAAAACGACGAGGGCGGATTTAACGCGGTTGGCAGCGAGCGGGTCAGCTGGGACCACATCGAAGAGGTTTCCGTCACCGGCGGCGGCCCCAGTGTCTTTCTGGGCACCAACGGCGACGACGACATCACGATCATCGCGCGAGACAGTTCCACCCACGCTGCCGCGGACGGCGTTCAAGACTTCACCGTTAGTCTGAACAACGGGCCCAGCATCCTGTATCTGGACGCCCCGGTGTTCTTTGTCGATTCCCTGGCCGGGGATGACGACGTGGTGGTCCGTGAGGCGGCGCCCAATGCCGCCGCTTGGAACGTGCAGTTGTTTGTTGCTCAGGGAACCCCGGGCCTGCCAACCGGTGACCAAGGCGACGTGTTCTCGCTGGAAACGCCGGGCACCCAGACCGTAGCCTTCACGCCCAATCCAGCTGCCTTCACGATCCCCACACTGCCCGCAGGAGTCACGCTCAGCATTCCGTCCCCCTCGGACGTCGACACGGCCATTGTCAACGATGTTACCAACACATCGGCGATATCGCTGACGCCGTTTAACCTGAGCGTACCGGCGGCGAATTTCGCTTTCACCTCGTCGCCGGGCGGCGCCGACACGATCCTCTACAACGGTCTGGGCGGTGGGGACACGCTGACGATCAATGGCAGCGACGTTGACGACACCTTCGTCGTTAATCCCAGCAGCGGCGGCAGCGGCAGTTTCCGCTCCCACCTCTCACCAACGTTCGACTTTACGGGGGCCGACGCGATCACCGCCACCGGCGGCAACGGCGGCTCGGACGAAGTGATCGTCGAAGGCACCAACAGCAATGATGTGATCACGGCCTCGGCCGCCACACGGATGGTGACCGTCACCGATTCGACGGGGACAACGCTGAATCCCGTGATCCTGGGAGCCGGCATCGATATTGCCACGATCGAAGCCAACAAAGGAGATGACTTGATCCTGGCATCGCCTGACCCAGGTGCCGGCGCCGCGCTGCAGATCAACGTTCATGGTGACCTGCCCAATGCCAGCGATCGATTGGTCATCGAGGATCAAGGCATCGGGAATACGGTTCAACACCATCAAGGTCCCGATTTGCGAAGCGGTTCGGTGATTGTGGGCGCCTTGTCGCCGGTGTCGTACGAGGGTATCGAATACATCGATATCTTGCCGCTGGACGATGACAGTAATAGTCCCACGTTTGGTGGCACCGGATCCGATGGACTGGGGCGGATCGTTGTGTTCCATCCCGATCCGTTCTCGCAAAACAGCAGCTTTCGCAATCCCACGGAACTATCCGATTTGGCCCAGCACACGGCCAAGCCGAATATCAGCCCCGGTGGCCAAACCAATCCGTTTGGTTCGGGCTTCGACTTGCCGGGCGACGTGGACTGGTACCGATTCATCGCTCCGAAAACCGGAACCTTCCGGTTTGACGTGCTGTTCGATACTGTTGGACCATTGGCAAACGGCCAACCCGGTTTGCCCGGGGATGGATTGCTTCGCGTTGACATGTTTGAAAGTGATGGGACGGCGATTGTTCGCTTGCCGACCGAAACCGACGCGAGCATGCAGACGATCGGTGTCGAGGAGGGACAGAGCTACTTGCTGCGTGTTCAGGGGCAGACCGTCGAATCCATCAATTTGTACGACATCAACGTGGTGGATGTGGATTTGTTGGGACCGCAAGTCTTTGATCCCGACGGCGCGGGTCCTGAGCAGGCCGTGCAAATCACTGGCAATCCAACCTACAACCTGTTTGATGTGAAACCCGTCAGTCAGGGGCCAACGCCACTGGTTAACAGCATAACGGTTAACATCCAAGACCTGCCGATTCGGTTTCCCGGCTTTGTCTATGGCGCCCTAGACACCGACGTTTCGTCGGCCGTGGGACACTATAAAGTGGTTGGCGATCACAACGGAATCGTTCCCATCTCTAAAGTGATTGTTCGCAATGCCCCTGTGATGCAGGGCGAATTAGCGACTGCCACGATTGAGATCCATTTTGAACAACCGTTGCCAGACGATCGCTTTACACTCACGATCTCCGAATCGGTTGTCGATCCTAGCGGGAATCAATTAGACGGCGAGAGTAATGCGCAAGAACCGCAAGGCTCGCCGGGTTTCCCGTCGGGAGACACGGTCGCCGGCGGAGACTTCGTGGCGCGTTTCACGGTTGACAGTCGCGCTGAAATCGGCGTGGCCGCTGCTGGCACAGTCTACGTCGACAGCAACGGCAATAATCTGTTCGATCCCGAAGCGACCGGCAGTGACGATACCAACGAAGACATCGTCTACAAGCTGGGCTTCCAAACCGACAACACCTTCGCTGGTAACTTTATCGCCGGGGCCGGCGATGTGGCCGATGGATTCGACAAGCTGGGGACCTATGGGCAAGTGGCCGGGCAGTTCCGCTGGATGATCGATACCAACAACAACGGCGTGCCCGATTTGGTGGTCGGCCAGCCAGGGCAGATCAATGGTCGCCCCGTAGCTGGGAATTTTGACGGCAACGCCGGCAATGGTGACGAAGTGGCACTAAAAGACGGCACGAATTGGGTCCTGGATGCCAACCACGATTTTGTGACGGAAACCACGCTGGCCGGCGACATGATCGGTCTGCCGGTCGTCGGCGACTTTGATGGTGATGGAATCGATGACCTGGGCGCCTGGGCCGACGATGTGTTTTCGCTGGACCTGAGCGGTGTCGATGGCGTCATCAACGGCTTCACCGACGTGCAGTTCACGTTTGGGTTCCCCGGTGTTCGTGAAATTCCTGTGGCGGCCGACTTCAACGGCGACGGCGTCGACGACCTGGGCTTGTACAACCCGGATGCCGCGGGCGTCGCCCCAGGTGAGCAATCCGACTGGATGATTTTGGTCAGCCAGCCCGACGCGCTGGCCGCATTGGATCAACAGTTCGGATTTCAATATGCCGGCAGCCAGTTCTTTAATGCTTATGGGGCGCAGGAAAAGTGGTTCTTTGACGCTGCCAATAACTGGCACTTCATCCTTCCCAATGGCGAAGTCTATGACTGGGACAACACGCCTGGGGTGGCTCAAGGAACCTTGGTGGGCGTGGTCGATCCCAGCGTCCACGCCAACCTCGATTTGCTTGTGCTGGCGGTTGAAAACGGCGGCAAGCCGGTGATCCCAATTACCGACCGCATCGTTGCCGACCCTCAGGGCGTGCTGGGTAACGTGATCGACTTTACGCCCGAACCGTTTGGGCTGGATCTGTTCGCCAGCTTTGGCGATTCTCAGGCGTTGCCGATCGTGGGCAACTTTGACCCGCCGGTGAGTCCTTCCGGCGGAACGCCGGATCCTGTGCAAGTGGTGGGCCTAAGCGGAAGCAACGCTGGCAATGAGTTTGACGTCGATGGTAATGGGGTGGTCGAACCGCATGATGTGCTGTTGGTGGTTAATCATCTGAACAGCCATGGCGTGGGAGCTTTTGCGGGCGGGCTGCAAATCGAAGCTGGCGGTCAGCAGTGGAACACCGGTCCGCTGCCGGATGTTGACGGGGACGGCATGATCGACCCTTACGACGCGCTGAGCGTGGTGAATTACTTGAACCGTATGAATCGCGCACGAGCATCGCAGGGCGAGAGCGCCGCAGGCTTACTGGACAGCGCTACGGAATCGGAAACCGATTCGCCGTTACGGGCCGGTGACGAACTAGCGGTGCTCGATGCAGGAACGCGGAAAGTGACCGGAGCGAACGAGGCAGACGTGTTTTCGGACTGGACGGCGGCGGATTTGCCCGCAGAGGAGAACGACCCCTCGGAAGATCCGGAGTTGGACGACACCCTGGAACTGTTGGCCAACGCCCGCTCCTAGGTGACGTAGGCTTCTTCCTCTTCTCCGGTGGGACGCGAGATCTCGCCGGAGTCTTCGAGGTGGCGGACGATGTCGACAATTTTTTGTTGTACCGCTTCGACTTCGGAAACCCGCACGCTGCCCAGGTAGCCGATTTCTTCTTTTAAGTTGTCGGCTGCTCGCGCGCTCATGTTTCGCATGACCTTGTCCTGCAGCGCCTGACTGGCGCCTTTGAGGGCCATGGCCCACTGCGAGGTTTCCACGTTTTTTAGCAGCGTTTGAATATCGCGATCGCCCAGTTTGACCAAGTCCTCGAACACAAACATCAGGCGGCGGATGCCGTCGGACAGTTCGGGGTCTTCTTCGTTCAGGGCTTCCATCACGCTGCGTTCGATGGAGCGTTCGGAGACGTTAAGGATTTCGGCGACACTTTCTGCTCCACCGACACTGCTCTGCTTTTGGCTGACCATCGTGCTGAGTCGCTGTTCCAGGCCGCGTTCGAGTTCGTCGACCGCCTCAGGGCTGGTGCGGCCCATGGCGGCGATGCGGCGGATGACTTCCAGTTGTTTGTCGGGTTGCAAGCCGGCCAGCAATTCGGCGCCATAGGTTCCCGCGCAGTGACTCATCAACAGCGCGATGGTTTGCGGGTGTTCTTCGTGAATGAATTGCAACAGCGTTTGGGGATCGACTTTCTTGAGAAACCCAAACGGCATCGCTTCGATGGTCTGCTGAAGGTTTCCCAGCAAGTCGCTGGCGTCTTTGCCGAGGGCGGCCTTGATCAGTTCTTTGGCGCGTTCCAGGCCCCCTTCACTGGCGAACACCGCGCTGGCTTTGCTGGTCAGGAACTCGGCCATCACGACTTCTTGTTCGTCGCCGCCGACCGATTCGATCTGAGCGATTTTAATACTGATCGCTTCGATCTGATGTTGCGGTAGTTTGGCCAGCACGGCGGCCGCTGCCGTGGTGGGCAGGGTCATCATCAAGATGGCCGCTTTGCGCAAACCCTTTTCGTCCATTGGAACCAGTTCGTTCGACATATCGCCTTGCACCGCCACCGTGAAAATCACCCTCGTAGGAGTCCGGTCTCCCGTCGGTTCTATCGGAAGCTTCAGGACGCGAGGATAAACGCAGTCGCATGGCCTGGCGTAGCGATCTGTTCAGGCCGCAAATGAAAACGGATGTAACGATTATGTAGCCGAAGTCGCCAGACTTTGGACGGCGCGAGGGGAAGTCCAAAGTCTGGAGACTTCGGCTACCGCCACTAGCTGGCGTTCCAGGGCAGCCGGCACACGCCCCACTGGCCGTGGTTCTCGTCGACGGCGACTTCAATCCAAGTCAGCGTCTCGCCAAATTGTTCGCGCGTGCGCTGCCGTACGCGTTCGGCCAGCACCCGAGCCATCTCTTCGGCCGTGGTGTTGATCACCGGCAGCAAGATGCAGTCCTCGTTGGGAAACACCCAGCGTCGTTCGCGGAACGTGGCGGTGGTTTCTTTGTCGTCGCTGTGCACGCGGATTTCGGCGTGTTCGGTGGGCAGCAAGACGTGATGATCCCACTGTCCGGTTTCGGCCAGCACGGCGTCGCGAAGAGCGATGAAGTCGACGACGTAACGATTGTCGTCCAGCGGTCCTTCAACGGTCACACGCACGCCGTAGTTATGGCCGTGCAGGCGTTCGCAAATGTCGCCGGCAAAGGTGATGAAATGCGCAGCCGAAAACACAAACGCTTCTTTGCTGACATCCACTCGAAAGGTGGCTTGTTGGGGAGCGGGCATGCTGGTTTTTCTCTTTAGAATCTGGTTAGCTCAATCGCCGCATCTTACAACGCCGCTGACAAAGCCACGATGCCACCAAGCCTAATACGCGCCCTCGCATTTGAGAACCGTCTTTAAGGTCCGTCCCAAGATGTACAGGTCCAGCCACGGCGACCAATTGCGGACGTAAAAGCGGTCATGCATCAAGCGTTCTTCATAGGTGGTGTTGTTGCGGCCGCTGATCTGCCACATCCCGGTGATGCCCGGTCGCACGCGAAGATAGTGATCGTAGGTTTCGCCGTACTTGGCGATTTCGGCAACCTGGATCGGACGCGGACCAACGATGCTCATCTGGCCCCGCAACACGTTCCAAATTTGCGGCAATTCATCCAGACTGGTTTTCCGCAGAAAGCCTCCGATGCGCGTTATCCGTGGATCCTGCTTGAGTTTGTGGTTGGCTTCGAATTCCTCGCGAGCTTGAGGGTGGGCGTCCAGGTATTCGCTCAACACCTGATCGGCGTTGGGGACCATGGTGCGAAATTTCCAAGCACCGAAGCGGCGACCATATTGTCCCACTCGCGGGTTGCGGTAAAAGATCGGCCGACCCGACGCCAGAGCGACCAACACAGCCAAAGCCGCGATCAGGGGCAGCAGCAGCAGGCCTCCGCCGAGCACCAAGATCAAATCCAGCGCTCGTTTAAAGATCTGTTGTTCGCGCATCAGCAGGCGTTCCTCGACCTGGACCGCCGATAGCCCGCCACAGTCCAACGGTCGGTGCCACAGGCTGGGCAGCTCATGACGGGTGTGGATCAGCACCACATGGCGAAAGCGTTGGCGAAAGAATTGCACCCAGGTGACCATGTTCGAATCCATCCGGTCCGGCATGGCGATCACCAACCAGTGTACGCCATTTTGTTTGGCGTACCGAATCACGTCTTCCAGATTGCCCAACCAAGCCAAGCGGCTGTCGTGGGGTTCTTGCCAGTAGCGATGCGTATGGTCAAACCGGCCCAGCAGCCGCAGTCCCCGGCCACCACTGCGGCGAAAGTTTGCATCGACCTGATCGGCTAGTTTGCCTTCGCCGATCATGATCACCGGATAGCCCCACCACTGGCGGTGGCTGGCCCAGCTGCGGACCACGGTGCGAATGATCGGCGAGCACAGCATCGAGCCCAGGAAGGTGCCCGCGGCCAATAGCGTATAGGGTGATTCAGTGGAACCATGAAACAGGGCGAACGCCACCGCCGCCACGGCCAACCCCGCCCAGGTCAGGGTCAACTGCCTCAGCTCCACGGCCGGATGCACACCCGCGCCCGGGTACAGGCCGCTGGCGCAGAACACGATGAACTGCAGGCAGACCCCGGTCAACAGAAACAGCCCGCCGTGGTTGATCGGACTGCCGGTCAGCCAGCCGGCCACTGGCATGGAAACGATAAACGCCAACGTCATCGCGCACCAATCGGCGCATACCAACGGCGCGGCGGTCCGCAAAACTTGAGCCGCATAACGCCGATGCCAGGGCAACGGCGAGAAATCATCGGCGGCCAGTGACGGGTTCCAAATCTCCGTCGAGGCTTGTGCGTCGGTTCGCGACTGGGAGGCGGCGGGACGACCCGATGCACGAGGCTGGGATTGCAGGCCGGACATGGTGGACAGATTCGTGAGGGAGTGACGAAGAGGCGAAAACAGGGAGCGGCTCGATCACGTGACTATCGCGGCGATCATTTGGCAGACGCGGTGGGACGGAAATATTTCTCGGCTTTGCCACCGGCTCCGTAGTGGTAGCCGTAACCGTATTTGCCCTCGTCGCCCTGCCGCGACAAATAGTCGATGTCGTTGACCACAAAGCCCAATGGTTCGACGCCCACCGACTGCAACCGTTGGACGGCCCGTTCGGCTTCGGGACGGGAGGTGTTGGCGGTTCGCAGGGCCAGCACCACGCCATCGACTCGCTGGCCGATCGACGCCGACTCGCTGACGGCTAATAGCGGCGTACTGTCCAGCAGCACGTAGTCGAATTTTTCACGCACCGCCGCCAGCAGATTGAAGAATTCGTTGGTCTGCAGTAGCTCGGAGGGATTGTGGGGGCGAAACCCACTGGGCATCACGCTGACCTCGGGAACTTCGGTCTCGTAAATCGCGTCCAGCAATTCCGTCTTGCCCGTCAAGACGTCGGCCAGCCCGGCGGTGTTGTCGGGGTCCAGCGAAAACAGTTTGCCCACGCGGGGCCGGCGGAGGTCGCAGTCGATCAACAGAACCCGCTTGCCGGTTTGTCCCAGCGAGGCGGCAAGGTTGACCGTGGTCAGCGTTTTGCCGTCGCCGGGATTGGGGCTGGTCATCTGCAGCAACC from Roseimaritima ulvae includes these protein-coding regions:
- the fliG gene encoding flagellar motor switch protein FliG encodes the protein MSNELVPMDEKGLRKAAILMMTLPTTAAAAVLAKLPQHQIEAISIKIAQIESVGGDEQEVVMAEFLTSKASAVFASEGGLERAKELIKAALGKDASDLLGNLQQTIEAMPFGFLKKVDPQTLLQFIHEEHPQTIALLMSHCAGTYGAELLAGLQPDKQLEVIRRIAAMGRTSPEAVDELERGLEQRLSTMVSQKQSSVGGAESVAEILNVSERSIERSVMEALNEEDPELSDGIRRLMFVFEDLVKLGDRDIQTLLKNVETSQWAMALKGASQALQDKVMRNMSARAADNLKEEIGYLGSVRVSEVEAVQQKIVDIVRHLEDSGEISRPTGEEEEAYVT
- a CDS encoding 6-pyruvoyl trahydropterin synthase family protein, which gives rise to MPAPQQATFRVDVSKEAFVFSAAHFITFAGDICERLHGHNYGVRVTVEGPLDDNRYVVDFIALRDAVLAETGQWDHHVLLPTEHAEIRVHSDDKETTATFRERRWVFPNEDCILLPVINTTAEEMARVLAERVRQRTREQFGETLTWIEVAVDENHGQWGVCRLPWNAS
- the wbaP gene encoding undecaprenyl-phosphate galactose phosphotransferase WbaP encodes the protein MSGLQSQPRASGRPAASQSRTDAQASTEIWNPSLAADDFSPLPWHRRYAAQVLRTAAPLVCADWCAMTLAFIVSMPVAGWLTGSPINHGGLFLLTGVCLQFIVFCASGLYPGAGVHPAVELRQLTLTWAGLAVAAVAFALFHGSTESPYTLLAAGTFLGSMLCSPIIRTVVRSWASHRQWWGYPVIMIGEGKLADQVDANFRRSGGRGLRLLGRFDHTHRYWQEPHDSRLAWLGNLEDVIRYAKQNGVHWLVIAMPDRMDSNMVTWVQFFRQRFRHVVLIHTRHELPSLWHRPLDCGGLSAVQVEERLLMREQQIFKRALDLILVLGGGLLLLPLIAALAVLVALASGRPIFYRNPRVGQYGRRFGAWKFRTMVPNADQVLSEYLDAHPQAREEFEANHKLKQDPRITRIGGFLRKTSLDELPQIWNVLRGQMSIVGPRPIQVAEIAKYGETYDHYLRVRPGITGMWQISGRNNTTYEERLMHDRFYVRNWSPWLDLYILGRTLKTVLKCEGAY